The Paenibacillus tianjinensis genome has a window encoding:
- a CDS encoding alpha-glycosidase, which translates to MLLEAMYHVPRDKWAYAYDTKTIHLRVRTKRDDVDCVTALTGDKYDWEHTFYEIMMEKAASDDKFDYWECAVRPKYKRLSYTFRVSKGPEDVYLLDNGIRSECPQPPNHFYEFPYIHQIDLFQVPKWAKDAVFYQIMTERFANGDPGNDPEGTEAWGGTPKLDNFFGGDLQGVLDHLDDLQELGINAVYFTPLFVSPSNHKYDIVDYKKVDPHFGDNELLKRVVEECHRRGIRVMLDAVFNHCSDKFPPFQDVLEKGEYSVYKDWFHMNSFPAEVVDGIPTYDTFGFFGNMPKFNTANHEVKTYLLEVAEYWIKEIKVDGWRLDVANEVDHHFWRDFRKIVKAANPDAYIVGEVWSDSLTWLLGDQFDSVMNYPFSGTVLEFFNGGMDGVTFGHRIGSLLMRYPQQTNEVVFNLLGSHDTPRLLTVVGEDKRRLKLAVVFLFTFMGTPCIYYGDEIGLTGNEDPDCRKCMEWDEEKQDRELYDFYRMMIALRKANKALREGRFRILKACENDPCIVYERADEIIHFTVWMNNSPVPRILSHPMETDDWQDALTGDPVAPVDGMMNISLDPYGYRILCRNLEQPSI; encoded by the coding sequence GTACGCACCAAAAGGGACGATGTGGACTGTGTTACAGCCCTCACCGGAGACAAGTATGACTGGGAACATACCTTTTATGAGATTATGATGGAAAAGGCTGCATCCGATGATAAGTTTGACTACTGGGAATGCGCGGTCCGGCCTAAATATAAACGCCTTAGCTACACTTTCCGTGTCAGCAAAGGCCCTGAGGATGTTTATCTTCTTGACAATGGCATCCGCTCGGAGTGTCCGCAGCCCCCAAACCACTTCTACGAGTTTCCCTACATACACCAAATCGACCTGTTTCAGGTGCCCAAATGGGCCAAGGATGCGGTGTTTTATCAGATTATGACCGAGCGCTTCGCCAACGGCGATCCCGGCAATGATCCGGAAGGAACCGAGGCTTGGGGCGGAACACCGAAGCTGGATAATTTTTTTGGCGGAGATCTGCAGGGTGTGCTGGATCATCTGGATGATCTGCAGGAGCTTGGCATCAACGCCGTTTATTTCACACCATTATTCGTCTCCCCTTCCAACCATAAATATGACATTGTAGACTATAAAAAAGTGGACCCCCATTTCGGCGATAATGAGCTCCTGAAGCGCGTGGTTGAGGAATGCCACAGACGGGGTATCCGGGTGATGCTCGACGCCGTGTTTAACCACTGCAGTGACAAGTTCCCGCCTTTTCAGGACGTGCTGGAGAAGGGTGAATACTCTGTGTACAAAGACTGGTTCCATATGAACTCCTTCCCCGCTGAGGTTGTCGACGGTATACCTACCTATGACACTTTCGGCTTTTTTGGCAATATGCCGAAGTTCAACACCGCCAACCATGAGGTCAAAACCTATTTGCTTGAGGTGGCTGAATATTGGATCAAGGAGATCAAGGTCGACGGCTGGCGGCTGGATGTCGCCAATGAGGTCGATCACCATTTCTGGCGCGACTTCCGCAAGATTGTTAAGGCTGCGAACCCAGATGCTTATATCGTCGGTGAGGTGTGGAGTGATTCCCTGACCTGGCTGCTCGGCGACCAGTTTGATTCAGTCATGAACTACCCGTTCTCCGGCACGGTGCTGGAATTCTTCAACGGTGGCATGGACGGCGTTACCTTCGGACATCGGATCGGAAGCTTACTGATGCGCTATCCGCAGCAGACGAACGAGGTCGTCTTTAATCTGCTGGGCAGCCATGACACCCCGCGTCTTCTGACGGTTGTCGGGGAGGATAAACGCAGGCTGAAGCTCGCCGTCGTCTTCCTGTTCACCTTTATGGGGACACCTTGCATTTACTATGGCGATGAGATCGGGCTTACGGGCAATGAGGACCCCGACTGCCGCAAATGCATGGAATGGGATGAGGAGAAACAGGACCGGGAGCTGTATGATTTCTACCGAATGATGATCGCTCTGCGCAAGGCAAATAAGGCGCTGCGCGAAGGCCGCTTCCGCATCCTCAAGGCCTGCGAGAATGATCCGTGCATCGTCTATGAGCGGGCGGATGAAATCATTCATTTCACGGTCTGGATGAACAATTCCCCCGTTCCCCGCATACTCAGCCACCCGATGGAGACCGACGACTGGCAGGATGCGCTGACCGGTGACCCGGTAGCTCCCGTAGATGGAATGATGAATATCTCGCTTGATCCGTACGGTTACCGGATTCTGTGCCGTAATCTGGAGCAGCCTTCGATTTAA
- a CDS encoding GNAT family N-acetyltransferase: protein MKIVFATDSDYEYIRNRDPHISESLILSKIKGNEIYILRNQDESNIGWMRYGYFWDNTPFMNMIWVDEQYRDKGAGKQVVLFWEEQMKQKGFNLIMTSTQADEGAQHFYRKLGYKDAGCLILDTQPLEILLTKNLN, encoded by the coding sequence TTGAAGATCGTCTTTGCAACGGACTCAGACTATGAATACATACGAAACCGTGACCCTCATATTTCTGAGAGCTTAATACTGTCAAAAATAAAGGGAAATGAGATATACATTCTGCGAAATCAGGATGAAAGTAATATCGGATGGATGAGGTATGGATACTTTTGGGACAACACCCCTTTCATGAACATGATTTGGGTCGATGAACAATATAGAGACAAGGGGGCAGGAAAGCAAGTTGTCCTCTTCTGGGAAGAACAAATGAAACAAAAGGGCTTCAATCTGATTATGACATCTACTCAGGCTGATGAAGGAGCCCAGCACTTTTATAGAAAACTAGGCTATAAAGATGCAGGATGCTTAATTCTTGATACACAACCATTGGAAATACTCCTCACCAAAAATTTAAACTAA
- a CDS encoding TetR/AcrR family transcriptional regulator, whose amino-acid sequence MCPRTKEQNERIRMQRREQILDFAARAYFRTGGSFDIRDVAREAELGYGTVYHYYPNRHLLIEEVLDSGFERCEQALAEWSNLSRSTSDNRQLLTYCKMLLRLWLSDARAYLVYKMAAEQYSGLPEKDRHPAQRRFMEQLYLPLKSIAQREDDSVDYMLAVLVGCCGVHYYAGTSELDVNRIAQLAMQAITKEY is encoded by the coding sequence ATGTGCCCCCGTACTAAAGAACAAAATGAGCGCATACGGATGCAGCGCCGAGAACAGATCCTGGACTTCGCCGCGCGCGCCTACTTCCGCACCGGCGGCAGCTTTGATATTCGCGACGTCGCTCGCGAGGCCGAGCTCGGTTACGGCACGGTATACCATTATTATCCTAACCGGCATTTACTGATAGAAGAGGTGCTGGACAGCGGCTTCGAGCGATGCGAGCAAGCACTTGCAGAATGGTCTAACCTCAGCCGCAGCACCTCGGATAACAGGCAGCTATTGACGTATTGCAAGATGCTGCTCCGGCTGTGGCTGTCGGATGCCCGCGCATATCTCGTCTACAAAATGGCGGCGGAACAATATTCAGGCTTGCCTGAGAAAGATCGGCATCCCGCTCAGAGACGATTCATGGAACAGCTGTACCTTCCGCTCAAATCGATCGCGCAGCGCGAAGACGACAGCGTAGACTATATGCTTGCCGTGCTGGTTGGCTGTTGCGGGGTGCACTACTATGCGGGTACTTCCGAGCTGGACGTCAATCGAATCGCCCAGCTTGCGATGCAAGCTATTACGAAGGAGTATTGA
- the map gene encoding type I methionyl aminopeptidase has translation MVILKSKHEIEGIRKACQVVAECHRTIAPLIKPGITTNEIERIFEDIILKHGAKPYTKGYKGYPYATCASVNDVIAHGFPTDKPLEEGDIVTIDTVAELDGWLGDSAWSYAVGEISPAAEKLMRVTKECLDLSIAQAQPGNRLGDVTSTIQRHAESNGFGVVRDLLAHGIGRDLHEEPTYMHVGKPGKGLRIKEGMVFTIEPMITEGTYYMSIDPDGWTARTLDRKLAAQYEHTIAITAEGPQILTAQ, from the coding sequence ATGGTCATCTTAAAAAGCAAGCATGAAATCGAAGGCATCCGCAAGGCATGCCAAGTGGTGGCCGAATGCCACCGTACGATCGCCCCGCTCATCAAACCGGGTATCACGACGAACGAGATAGAGCGCATATTCGAGGACATTATCTTGAAGCACGGCGCCAAGCCATACACGAAGGGCTACAAGGGCTATCCATATGCGACCTGTGCCTCCGTCAACGACGTGATCGCACATGGCTTCCCTACAGATAAACCGCTTGAGGAAGGCGATATTGTGACGATCGACACGGTCGCAGAGCTCGACGGCTGGCTCGGTGATTCAGCCTGGAGCTATGCGGTTGGTGAGATCTCGCCAGCGGCCGAGAAGCTGATGCGCGTCACCAAGGAATGCCTTGACCTCAGCATCGCGCAGGCCCAGCCCGGCAATCGGCTCGGCGATGTGACGAGCACGATCCAGCGGCATGCCGAATCGAACGGCTTCGGCGTCGTGCGCGACCTTCTCGCCCATGGCATCGGCCGGGACCTGCACGAGGAGCCGACCTATATGCATGTCGGTAAGCCCGGCAAAGGCCTCCGCATCAAGGAAGGCATGGTGTTCACGATCGAGCCCATGATCACCGAAGGCACCTACTATATGTCAATCGATCCGGACGGCTGGACCGCCCGAACACTGGACCGCAAGCTCGCCGCCCAATATGAGCATACAATCGCCATTACTGCTGAAGGTCCACAAATCCTGACTGCGCAATAA
- the glgA gene encoding glycogen synthase GlgA: MKVLFAAAEAHPFIKTGGLADVIGALPKALKGAGVDVRVILPKYKGIPEQFRSQMEPVAVLDVPVGWRNQYCGIEQIVYDGIPVYFVDNEYYFGRDGIYGYMDDGERFAFFNRAVLECLPHIDFQPDVLHCHDWHAAVVPLLLKAHYRHIPFYSNMRTVFTIHNLLYQGIFPYSVLGELLGLDSSYFTSVEYYGNVNYMKGGIVHSDHVTTVSPTYADEIRTAYYGYGLDGLLNSRADSLSGIVNGIDTKSYNPNTDSKIFTKYRSNLAKKAENKLGLQQELGLPVAPYIPMVAMVTRLVDSKGLDLLTRVLDELLYYDDIQFVLLGTGDESYERWFREAAWRYPTKLSSQILFNDALSRKIYAASDIFLMPSKFEPCGISQLLALRYGSIPVVRETGGLNDTVHAYNEETGEGNGFTFKDYNAHDMMYTLRRAVSYYHKPEHWKKVTKNAFAGDYSWSVSAQQYIDIYDNITE; the protein is encoded by the coding sequence ATGAAAGTTTTATTTGCCGCCGCCGAAGCCCATCCGTTTATCAAAACGGGAGGTCTGGCCGATGTCATTGGAGCTTTACCCAAGGCGCTTAAGGGTGCAGGAGTGGATGTACGGGTGATTTTGCCTAAATATAAAGGGATTCCGGAACAATTCCGCTCGCAGATGGAGCCTGTGGCTGTACTCGATGTGCCTGTAGGCTGGCGCAATCAATATTGCGGCATTGAACAGATCGTTTATGACGGCATTCCTGTTTATTTTGTCGATAATGAATATTATTTTGGCCGGGACGGCATCTACGGATATATGGATGACGGTGAACGGTTTGCCTTTTTTAACCGCGCGGTGCTGGAGTGCCTGCCGCATATTGATTTCCAGCCTGATGTGCTGCACTGCCATGACTGGCATGCTGCCGTTGTTCCGCTGCTCCTGAAGGCGCACTACCGCCATATTCCTTTCTACAGCAACATGCGGACGGTATTCACTATTCACAACCTGCTGTACCAGGGCATTTTCCCGTATTCAGTGCTGGGAGAACTGCTCGGTCTGGACAGCAGTTATTTTACGAGCGTAGAGTATTACGGCAACGTGAATTACATGAAGGGCGGAATCGTCCACAGCGATCATGTCACTACGGTCAGCCCGACGTATGCGGATGAGATCCGTACAGCATATTACGGCTACGGGTTGGATGGGCTTCTGAATTCCCGTGCCGACAGCCTGAGCGGAATCGTAAACGGCATTGATACCAAGAGCTACAATCCGAATACGGACAGCAAAATCTTTACGAAATATCGCTCAAATCTGGCTAAAAAAGCCGAGAACAAGCTGGGTCTGCAGCAGGAACTGGGTCTGCCGGTGGCACCCTACATTCCGATGGTTGCGATGGTTACACGGCTGGTCGATTCCAAAGGCCTGGATCTGCTGACACGGGTACTCGATGAGCTGCTGTATTATGACGATATCCAGTTCGTGCTGCTGGGGACAGGTGACGAATCCTATGAGCGATGGTTCCGCGAGGCGGCATGGCGTTATCCGACCAAGCTTTCTTCCCAGATTTTGTTCAATGACGCGTTATCCCGTAAAATCTATGCGGCAAGCGACATTTTCCTGATGCCATCCAAGTTTGAGCCTTGCGGCATCAGCCAGCTTCTGGCCCTGCGGTATGGAAGTATTCCGGTCGTACGCGAAACCGGCGGGCTCAACGACACAGTTCATGCCTATAACGAGGAGACAGGCGAGGGCAACGGCTTCACCTTTAAGGATTACAACGCCCACGATATGATGTATACACTGCGCCGGGCCGTATCCTACTACCACAAACCGGAGCACTGGAAAAAGGTTACGAAAAACGCCTTCGCCGGTGACTACAGCTGGAGCGTTTCCGCACAGCAGTACATCGACATCTACGATAACATTACGGAATAG
- the glgB gene encoding 1,4-alpha-glucan branching protein GlgB — protein MPDILKTVNLPSSDDIYLFHEGTNYRSYTMLGAHIAAEEGMTGVRFTVWAPHATYVGLAGNHNGWDGTQDVDSLYKIPDSGFWSRFFPGIEPGTFYKYRIVSAEGASFLKADPYAFKAEVRPATASVVADISGYSWGDNQWKRKNKAPYNGPMNIYEMHFGTWKQKEDGEFYTYREMSDLLIPYLVEMNYTHVEFMPLAEHPYDLSWGYQGTGYFAATSRYGEPQELMYLIDHLHQAGIGVILDWVPAHFAKDAHGLRMFDGTPLYEYADPMLAEKPGWGTLSFDFSKPEIVSFLISNALFWFDVYHIDGMRVDAVTSMLRLDFEKRDHQYRRNRNGGLENLEAISFIQQLNKAIFHYYPKALMMAEESSAWPGVTAPVHEGGLGFNYKWNMGWMNDTLGYIEHDFGARPYHHNLLTFPICYAYSENYALPLSHDEVVHGKKSLLDKMPGSYEQKFAGLRVLLGYHISHPGKKLLFMGGEFGQFIEWKDQEQLDWLLLDYESHRRMLAFTAALNKLYVTEKALWELDHDMEGYQWIDADDNGQSVVSYIRRGKKPVDTLLIIINFQPVERRDYRIGVPRPGTYEEIFSSENIEFGGSGIHNEPLKSTKKEWHNQLNSLELTLPPLSFLVLKKAGRKSKAVLE, from the coding sequence TTGCCTGACATACTTAAGACAGTAAACCTCCCGTCATCTGATGATATTTACCTGTTCCATGAGGGCACGAATTATCGCAGCTATACGATGCTGGGCGCGCACATTGCCGCTGAAGAAGGAATGACGGGCGTACGCTTTACCGTGTGGGCTCCTCATGCGACATATGTAGGACTGGCTGGTAATCATAACGGCTGGGATGGAACGCAGGACGTGGACTCGTTATATAAGATACCCGATTCAGGATTTTGGAGTCGTTTTTTTCCGGGAATAGAGCCGGGAACTTTTTACAAATACAGGATTGTATCCGCTGAAGGTGCAAGCTTTTTGAAGGCAGATCCTTACGCGTTTAAGGCAGAGGTGCGGCCGGCCACGGCTTCCGTTGTTGCGGATATCAGCGGCTATAGCTGGGGCGACAATCAGTGGAAGCGGAAGAACAAAGCTCCATACAACGGGCCGATGAACATTTATGAGATGCATTTCGGCACCTGGAAGCAGAAGGAGGACGGTGAATTCTATACCTACCGTGAGATGAGTGATCTGCTGATCCCCTATCTGGTGGAGATGAATTATACCCATGTGGAATTTATGCCGCTCGCCGAACATCCTTATGATTTATCATGGGGATATCAGGGAACGGGATATTTCGCTGCAACCAGCCGTTATGGAGAGCCGCAGGAGCTGATGTACCTCATTGATCATCTTCACCAGGCCGGTATCGGTGTTATTCTGGACTGGGTTCCGGCGCATTTTGCCAAAGATGCACATGGCCTCAGAATGTTTGACGGAACTCCGCTGTACGAATATGCTGATCCAATGCTGGCCGAGAAGCCGGGCTGGGGAACCCTGTCCTTTGATTTCAGCAAGCCGGAGATTGTCTCGTTCCTGATCTCAAATGCACTGTTCTGGTTCGATGTTTATCACATTGACGGAATGCGTGTAGATGCGGTGACAAGCATGCTCCGTCTCGATTTTGAGAAGCGGGACCACCAGTACCGGCGCAACCGGAACGGGGGACTGGAGAATTTGGAGGCGATTAGTTTCATTCAGCAGCTGAACAAGGCCATTTTCCATTACTATCCAAAAGCACTGATGATGGCTGAGGAATCCAGCGCCTGGCCGGGCGTTACTGCGCCTGTACATGAAGGCGGCCTGGGGTTTAATTACAAATGGAATATGGGCTGGATGAATGACACACTGGGTTACATAGAACATGATTTCGGGGCCCGGCCCTATCATCATAATTTGTTGACCTTTCCCATCTGCTACGCCTATTCCGAGAACTATGCTCTGCCGCTGTCTCATGATGAAGTCGTACACGGCAAGAAATCACTGCTAGACAAAATGCCCGGATCCTATGAGCAAAAGTTTGCCGGACTCAGGGTACTCTTGGGTTATCACATCTCCCATCCCGGCAAGAAGCTGCTGTTTATGGGTGGTGAGTTTGGACAGTTTATCGAGTGGAAGGATCAGGAGCAGCTCGATTGGCTGCTGCTGGATTACGAAAGCCACCGCCGGATGCTTGCTTTTACAGCTGCACTTAACAAACTCTACGTGACGGAGAAGGCGCTGTGGGAGCTGGATCATGATATGGAAGGCTACCAGTGGATTGATGCAGACGATAATGGCCAAAGTGTGGTTTCCTATATCCGCAGAGGCAAGAAGCCTGTAGATACCCTGCTCATCATTATTAATTTTCAGCCGGTGGAACGGCGTGATTACCGGATCGGCGTTCCGCGGCCGGGTACGTATGAAGAAATTTTCAGCTCGGAGAACATCGAGTTTGGGGGTTCCGGGATTCATAATGAACCGCTGAAGAGCACCAAGAAAGAATGGCATAACCAGCTGAACAGCCTGGAGCTGACGCTTCCGCCGCTTAGTTTTCTGGTCCTGAAGAAGGCGGGACGCAAGTCCAAAGCAGTTTTGGAATAG
- a CDS encoding glucose-1-phosphate adenylyltransferase, translating to MSKKECVAMLLAGGEGRRLAPLTSTMAKPAVPFGGQYRIIDFPLSNCVNSKIDTVGVLTQYEANSLHQHIGSGEPWGLHSKPDQGVKLLPSGVEGRDTYTGTADAIYKNIDFIDSHNPEHVLILSADHIYHMDYRKMLDYHIGKSAKATISVMEVPWDEASRFGVMNVNEELQISEFAEKPKVPQSNLASMGIYLFEWAYLKDHLLRDAANPASSHDFGKDVIPTMLDGNDQLFAYRFKGYWRDVGTVDSLWEAHMDLLQEDDNGFKLDNAQWPMYSRARRNKPAAVKPRVQIKAEDCLVNESCLLEGSLQRSVIFGGVEIGKLSRIHHSIVMPNVRIGRGVLIENAIIGEGAVIKDGAVIKGSSDNIVVVGPHEIVAAKPVIRTQPSRLLQEVYEKTGRLRAEGLPS from the coding sequence ATGAGTAAAAAAGAATGTGTCGCCATGCTGTTGGCAGGCGGGGAGGGCCGGAGATTGGCTCCCTTAACTTCCACTATGGCAAAACCCGCAGTCCCTTTCGGAGGACAGTATAGAATCATTGACTTTCCCCTCAGCAATTGTGTGAATTCCAAGATAGATACCGTTGGCGTACTGACACAGTACGAAGCGAACTCTTTGCATCAGCATATCGGGTCAGGTGAGCCATGGGGGCTTCATTCCAAGCCAGATCAGGGAGTAAAGCTGCTGCCTTCCGGAGTAGAAGGCCGTGACACTTATACGGGAACAGCAGATGCCATCTATAAGAACATTGATTTTATTGACAGCCATAATCCGGAACATGTGCTGATTCTTTCAGCTGATCATATTTATCATATGGATTATCGCAAAATGCTCGATTATCACATCGGCAAATCCGCTAAGGCAACCATTTCAGTCATGGAGGTTCCTTGGGATGAAGCCAGCCGCTTCGGTGTGATGAATGTTAACGAAGAACTCCAAATTTCCGAATTTGCGGAAAAACCGAAAGTGCCGCAAAGTAATCTTGCTTCGATGGGAATTTACTTGTTCGAGTGGGCTTACCTGAAGGATCATCTGCTCCGCGATGCCGCTAATCCGGCCTCCAGCCATGACTTCGGGAAAGACGTTATTCCGACGATGCTTGACGGCAATGATCAGTTATTTGCTTACCGCTTCAAAGGATACTGGAGAGATGTCGGCACCGTAGACAGCCTCTGGGAAGCCCATATGGACCTTCTGCAGGAGGATGACAACGGCTTTAAGCTGGATAATGCCCAGTGGCCGATGTACAGCCGGGCCCGCCGTAACAAACCGGCAGCTGTTAAACCGCGCGTTCAGATCAAAGCAGAGGATTGCTTAGTGAATGAATCTTGCCTGCTCGAAGGCAGCCTGCAGCGTTCTGTGATCTTCGGGGGTGTAGAAATTGGCAAGCTTAGCCGGATCCATCACAGTATTGTAATGCCGAATGTCCGCATCGGGCGCGGCGTCCTGATTGAGAATGCGATTATTGGCGAAGGTGCAGTCATTAAGGACGGAGCAGTCATCAAAGGAAGCAGCGACAATATCGTCGTTGTCGGCCCTCATGAGATTGTGGCCGCTAAACCTGTTATTCGTACACAGCCTTCCCGTCTGCTGCAAGAGGTCTATGAGAAGACCGGCAGACTCCGGGCCGAAGGGCTTCCTTCTTAA
- a CDS encoding sensor histidine kinase, which translates to MIKKGMRRQIVLHYILVVFVALLLVEVIFLLAIRTYYYDSVYSKITTHISTAEEFLKYEISGERSPNQLQKVLDFFSMEYTELEVLSTSGDILTSSTGFQPDRTITTSDVPEAVGGSIGRWVGRQAGTNESVMAVSKLIQVSSRDKYVIRYLTSMERIDKDLLNLTLASIGIGAAVMVIVVLFSFGLANSIVKPLNNITAVSAQMAKGRFTARIKGNYRYEIGDLASTLNYMADEIIRSNQIKDDFISSISHELRTPLTSIKGWSETLISGGYDPEETKLGMGIISKESDRLIGLVEEILDFSKLQQNEMKLSIVLMDIKVVLQETILNIWAKAEKKRIHLVLECEDTIYIKGDPNRLKQVFLNLVDNAVKFSPEDSSIVLSAQRLSVSEMAVIVRDSGIGISEAHLSRVRDRFFQVDALNGGTGLGLAISQQIVELHNGKLEMDSELGKGTQVTVILPLTEERPAAPALPEDVYE; encoded by the coding sequence ATGATCAAGAAGGGGATGCGCAGACAGATTGTACTGCACTATATTCTGGTAGTCTTTGTGGCGCTTCTCCTCGTTGAGGTTATCTTCCTGCTGGCAATCCGGACGTATTATTACGATAGCGTGTACAGTAAGATTACGACCCACATCAGCACGGCGGAAGAATTCCTGAAATATGAAATTTCGGGTGAGCGGTCGCCCAATCAGCTGCAAAAAGTGCTCGATTTCTTCAGCATGGAATATACAGAGCTGGAAGTCCTGTCAACCAGCGGAGATATCCTTACCAGTTCAACAGGCTTTCAGCCTGACCGCACCATAACTACCAGTGACGTACCTGAAGCGGTAGGCGGAAGTATCGGCCGGTGGGTAGGCAGACAAGCGGGAACGAATGAAAGTGTAATGGCTGTTTCCAAGCTGATTCAGGTCAGCAGCCGCGACAAGTATGTCATCAGATATCTCACCTCGATGGAGCGGATTGATAAAGATCTGCTGAACCTTACACTGGCATCCATCGGCATCGGTGCGGCGGTAATGGTGATTGTAGTCCTGTTCAGCTTCGGCCTGGCCAATTCGATCGTTAAGCCGCTGAATAATATTACCGCGGTTTCGGCCCAAATGGCGAAGGGGAGGTTCACCGCCCGCATCAAAGGTAACTATAGATATGAAATCGGTGATTTGGCTTCTACGCTCAACTATATGGCGGATGAGATTATCCGCAGCAATCAGATCAAGGACGACTTTATCTCTTCGATTTCACATGAGCTGCGGACACCGCTCACCAGTATCAAGGGCTGGAGTGAGACGCTGATTTCGGGCGGCTACGATCCGGAAGAGACCAAGCTGGGTATGGGGATTATCTCCAAGGAAAGTGACCGTCTTATCGGACTCGTTGAAGAAATTCTGGACTTCTCGAAGCTGCAGCAGAATGAAATGAAGCTCTCCATCGTTCTGATGGACATTAAGGTAGTGCTGCAGGAGACGATCCTGAATATATGGGCCAAAGCGGAGAAGAAGCGGATTCATCTGGTGCTGGAGTGTGAGGATACGATCTATATCAAAGGTGATCCGAACCGGTTGAAGCAGGTATTCCTCAATCTTGTCGACAATGCCGTGAAATTTTCTCCGGAGGATTCCAGTATCGTCCTGTCCGCCCAGCGCCTGTCAGTCAGTGAAATGGCTGTAATCGTGCGGGACAGCGGAATCGGCATCAGCGAAGCGCATCTCTCCAGGGTGCGTGACCGGTTTTTCCAGGTTGATGCGCTGAATGGAGGGACCGGACTCGGGCTGGCAATATCCCAGCAGATTGTGGAGCTTCATAACGGTAAGCTGGAAATGGACAGTGAGCTCGGCAAAGGTACACAGGTGACTGTTATTCTGCCGCTCACCGAGGAGCGTCCGGCAGCACCGGCTCTTCCGGAGGATGTCTACGAATAA
- a CDS encoding response regulator transcription factor: MSKVLILEDEESIRSFIVINLKRNGFEVLEAADGNEALHKLTTVPDIDIALLDVMVPGIDGFEVCRRIRETNERLGIIFLTAKVQEQDKVYALSVGADDHVSKPFSPTELIARIQSLLRRVNVHREQSAKVSFHSGPFTLDLISKQFKRGGEAIELTPTEFSLVQFFLEKENTPLSRDSLLDHVWGKEYMGDPKIVDVNIRRLRQKIENNPSEPEYLQTVWGHGYKWKGQGQ, from the coding sequence ATGAGTAAGGTACTTATTCTGGAGGATGAAGAATCTATCCGCAGTTTTATTGTTATTAATCTTAAACGCAACGGATTTGAAGTGCTGGAGGCGGCTGACGGCAACGAAGCGCTGCATAAGCTGACTACAGTACCCGATATTGATATCGCGCTGCTGGATGTTATGGTACCGGGTATCGACGGTTTTGAGGTGTGCAGGCGTATCCGGGAAACCAACGAGCGGCTTGGAATCATCTTTTTGACGGCAAAGGTGCAGGAACAGGATAAGGTTTACGCGCTCTCCGTAGGAGCAGATGACCATGTCAGCAAACCGTTCAGTCCGACGGAGCTGATTGCCCGTATTCAATCTTTGCTGCGCCGGGTTAACGTGCACCGCGAGCAGTCGGCGAAGGTGTCCTTCCATTCCGGTCCGTTTACACTTGATCTGATCTCTAAGCAGTTCAAACGCGGCGGGGAAGCCATCGAATTGACACCAACTGAATTTTCACTGGTGCAATTTTTCCTGGAGAAAGAAAACACGCCGCTCAGCCGCGATTCCTTGCTGGATCATGTCTGGGGTAAGGAATACATGGGGGATCCCAAGATTGTGGATGTGAACATCCGCCGGCTGCGCCAAAAAATCGAAAACAATCCGTCGGAGCCTGAATACCTGCAGACTGTATGGGGGCACGGCTATAAATGGAAGGGTCAAGGACAATGA